The genomic region TTTTCCTGTTCCTGGATCTCCAACCAATAGTAAATGACAGAGTGTTcttttatcataattttctGATGAAATTTTCTCTTGTCTTTttctatgttttttttttttctttttctttttctttttctctttctctttctctttctctttctcagttttacttttatataaattttcatatagGAAAATTTTGTCATTTTccaaataattatttttatcctcataattcttattaaaatactttttccatttattattttcattataaaagGAATCATATTCGTTTGTTTTATTTCCACCAATTAAAACTAGCAATAAAGAcaattttgataatttacaattatataaatttggGCATATACTctcacatatatatttttttccttctattttattatttttaaaaagaatccAATAACTTTCAAAAAGCTTTTCTACATTATTCATTGGAATATTCAAATAAgaattatacatatttttttcttttatcgTTCCCGTAAAATAATCTTTTAtgttactatttttttcgtgaagaaaaagagaattatttttgttttcgtTCATACTATTTATGAAGTTATTCTTTTCTATACTATTTTCAaaacatttttcttttatacttatgttttctatttcttcatttatacGCGCtttattcattatatttatgcTCTTAGCAAAGTCATCATCTAAAGATATTTCtttgtattttatattttccaaTTTTTTAACTTCAATATTGTTAGCTTCAATAAATAATTCAGAGTCACATCTGATATCCTTGTACAATTTTTTCCACCTTCTTAGAACTATTCCATTtataattactttttttccTGGACTATATCTTCCCACTAGATTTTCTAAAAGCACCACCGTAATTGAATGAGGTATATTTGTTTTGCTTGCTTcccttatttttatttcttgaTAATCAACTCTTCTAATTTCACTTTCTATTAATTCAAAATTTGTGCCATTACATTTGCTCTTGAATGGatatttactatttttaatatctattatgtaacttttttttttttgcttattatttttttttttttttcgattTACTTCACTTTGTTCATAAGGTATGTTAgtgtttatataataattggGGCACATAAATATTGTTTGAGTATTATAATACAATTCAGGTATAGcctttttttgaattatattATCACATTTCATACACCTATATTTTTTGCATTCCtctaatattttcttttctccTACTCTTGTTATTATTCCTTCTACAGTTATAAATTTTCCGATAtgtttattttctatttcttgtaaataatttatatgaatatcATGAATATAAGGAATATTTATTACTCGGcacttaatttttatattgtgTTTATcaaatatcatttttaaacaattactgatttttaattttatattcaaatcttttaaaaaggaagaatttttatatgaatataaaagaCCTTTCATTAAAAATGCACTGTATATATCAATTTCCTCCATAATCTTTTTGTCTTTATTAAAATCATAATCAATAAAATcgtaaaaaaaagaaatatcatcttttttttctttatcctTATATTCGTCTTTACTATCATCCTTATTTCcattttcatcttcatcttcatatTCATATTCAtccttatttatatttttatcttcatatccatctttttttctttcttttttttcacaaTCATTGCTACTTACAAAATTATTACACGTTTTGTTAATAGAATCAGTCTCTTTACTACTATCATTATTATACATAGAATTATATTTCTTACCAAATTCGTATTtgtgcttttttttttttaattcttcattaTGAAAGAATTCAAAATaacaatttataaaaattaatctaAAGAAAAATGGAATAGAGTAATTATTTATCACATCAATAAATTTATGAAAGTTATTTtgcatataatatattaattcattttctcCATATTCAATTGCGTCATATgtatcaaaataaaaactatatatatgttcATTCGTTCCTTTATTGCTTTTTTGAGCACTATCAAATTCAATATCTTCTATTTTACTTAAATATGTGAGtgctatatattttatttgttcataatattttctattttttaaaaataattttataattattttattaaatttttttacattttttatattttcttctggGTTAAAAGTGTACTCATTTTCACTAAAACTATCACTACCAGTTTCACTAAATATACTAGATTCAGTGCTAGAGAGAAACattcttattttaataattaaatgaaatagcaaacaaattcaaaaaaataaatatgtattatatatttacatactaaaaaaagaaatatatgcATTTCACAAGCAAAAttctaaaaatgaaaaagtaaaaaataaaagagtatataaaataacataacaaaacaaaaaaaaaaagaaaaattaaggaaaaacataaaatataaaaaagcaaagggatattataaaattgatTCAAAAATTACGTCAATGATATTTTCTTATTGAATATGcttttatcattaaaaaaaaaaaaagattcaaTATATTTGCAAATGAATTTGTATGGATAGGGTATAAAATAGATAATTTAAAACAgccataaaaaaattaaattttttttaaaaaggatATAATCTTCTTAAATTTAAGTATAcgttattattatctttttttttttaatcttttagattattttttttactaaaaaaaaaaaatagttaaaaTTTAAAGTTAACATACATATTTCTCAAGAACCCATAAACTAAgaacatatttttaaaaaaatgaagattataacataatatattataataaggtctttttaataactaaaataaaattaaagatgataataatgtattgtcttttttttttttttttattgattgaaaaatatttaatttgttcTTGGTGTTGTATTTTTTtcgtaattttttattttttattcgaCGCTAAAGTGAaatattctttaattttttgtatgaTTATCTAAATACAATGATCATATTATTTTGAACAAAAtgtattacttttttttttcatatgaaCTGtgaatgtaaaaaaattggaaaatttaatgaattagTAATtgagaaatattaaaaaggtAGCAATATTTATGAATCAAAAAattgtattaatttttttttttaaaaatgaaaaattatagaaaaacgttagaaataattaataaaattttttttaataataattatatttaaatgaaatataatttgttttttaacgtatttatattcatttttcaaatatttattaaattattactaAATTATGATTTCCTCCTGTTATGATGTGATATTtcttttgtaaaattatccgattacaaaaaatttttagcATTAAATAAAAGGAATAAGAATTAAAAACAATTAGGAATagttgaaataaaaaaacatgtatacataaaaaaaaaaaaaaaaaaacacataaatgataatatatttatttttttaaattatgatataaatatGCTTTTATGAACTAAAAcgtatttttttgtaaataaaagattgcatttttataatttgagaatcaaaaaatatattaatacaaAATACCTTTAAAAAGCTTGTGATTAAAGACTTTCATTATATCTAccataatat from Plasmodium relictum strain SGS1 genome assembly, chromosome: 5 harbors:
- the MCM9 gene encoding DNA helicase MCM9, putative, encoding MFLSSTESSIFSETGSDSFSENEYTFNPEENIKNVKKFNKIIIKLFLKNRKYYEQIKYIALTYLSKIEDIEFDSAQKSNKGTNEHIYSFYFDTYDAIEYGENELIYYMQNNFHKFIDVINNYSIPFFFRLIFINCYFEFFHNEELKKKKHKYEFGKKYNSMYNNDSSKETDSINKTCNNFVSSNDCEKKERKKDGYEDKNINKDEYEYEDEDENGNKDDSKDEYKDKEKKDDISFFYDFIDYDFNKDKKIMEEIDIYSAFLMKGLLYSYKNSSFLKDLNIKLKISNCLKMIFDKHNIKIKCRVINIPYIHDIHINYLQEIENKHIGKFITVEGIITRVGEKKILEECKKYRCMKCDNIIQKKAIPELYYNTQTIFMCPNYYINTNIPYEQSEVNRKKKKNNKQKKKSYIIDIKNSKYPFKSKCNGTNFELIESEIRRVDYQEIKIREASKTNIPHSITVVLLENLVGRYSPGKKVIINGIVLRRWKKLYKDIRCDSELFIEANNIEVKKLENIKYKEISLDDDFAKSINIMNKARINEEIENISIKEKCFENSIEKNNFINSMNENKNNSLFLHEKNSNIKDYFTGTIKEKNMYNSYLNIPMNNVEKLFESYWILFKNNKIEGKKYICESICPNLYNCKLSKLSLLLVLIGGNKTNEYDSFYNENNKWKKYFNKNYEDKNNYLENDKIFLYENLYKSKTEKEKEKEKEKKKKKKKKKKHRKRQEKISSENYDKRTLCHLLLVGDPGTGKSQLLKEVQKLSNICMNVSGMFCTTAGLTCAAIKEGNNFMLESGALVLADNGVCCIDEFCLMKNENKNAIHEAMEQLTISVAKGGIVDKLNCRCTIIGASNFELNKNVKGNVASCENKVLIINLSYALLSRFDLVVITEDNNYIDSKVADYVLSQDLEANTANHINKHKEKKKDTENNIPDENKNSLSKLYYSINNSEQHDIYYSSFSSQHNNRKITWPSEKIKEYIYYVKNSCFPNFDKDAKLILITYYSNLRKYNNGDNGTTIRTLESLIRLSEAHSKLILNNLVLPDDVINIILLVELSLRGFQIAIKTNSNNILIARTGILENLNELLETYNKNNNKFYSLDDVLFIDSLYTYFKEIILEKLNLKEINGSIHKME